In the genome of Aequorivita sp. H23M31, the window ATTACAGTAAATGATAACTTTAAATCTTTGGTTGTTTTATTTCCCCATAGTCCAACTTGAAGTCCATGAGATTTTCTTTGTTTATGATAACCTAAATGTTGAATTAACCTACCCCATGCACAGGAAGTAACCTTTCCAACATACAAAAAAACGTTATTCTCTTTATAATTATTAATTGCAGGAGTTTTTAATGAATCATTTACTTTAATTAATTCCAAAACTTCTGTCTTACTTAATTCTTGGTTGATTTGAAAAAAATAAAGAGCGGGATAATCGTTATATTCTCTTAACGTGTCAAACATTTCTTTGAAGTTTACGTCTTGTGTAATATCATGCGTGATAAAATCTTCTGTGAAATGCTTGGAATCGATGTCAAATTTAAAGCTATTAACAATTTGTCCTTTTGTAATTGCGTCAAATATTGAAACTGCTTTTGTAGCCTCATCGCATATTAATTTTTCGATTTGTTCTTTTTGAATCATTTGTACATTTCTTTTACATTCTGACTAACGTATTATATTTAATTGTTTATTAGGTATTTACAAAACCTATAACTTCATTGGTCAAACCAAATTTATCGATTTGTTTCTTTATACGCTTCACCAATCCCAGCTTTCTTTTTTGGTCTAGGAATAGGTACCCTTCTGGATTTATATAGGGCACTGCCTTGACCACCATGTTCCAAATAATCACTGCAAGCTTTCGTGCTGTGGCACTAATGGCCGATACGCGTCCTTTTCTAAAGTTGACACGATGGAAGAAGTCACGCAATGGGGTTGATTCTTTTAAGTTCCCTATGGCATTTGCGGCATTGCGTAGCGCAATTTTTAAACGGTTGCTACCCTTGGGCACTTTGCTGGATAGCACCTTGCCACCGCTTACTTTATTGTTTGGCGCCAATCGCAACCAGCTCGCAAAGTGTTTTGCGGTTGGAAACTTCCGGATCCCTTCGATTCCCACCTCACTCATTAGTGCCAGAACTGTGGAGTAGCTCATTCCCTCTATGGCCAATAGGTCTGTTCCCTCGAACATCTGATACGACTTTAAGTTTAGGTCTATTTCCCTGGGCGTGTTTTTGTTGATCCTTTTATGGGGTTTTGGATCAATGTGGTGCTCCCGCTTGTTGTCGTCCGAACCGATGATCTCCTCGAGCATTTTTGCTATCTCCTTGTCGCACTGTCCTATTTTTAATTGCAGGTGGTCATAGGTCTCCAATTCCTGCCCAAGAGCGAATAGGTAATCCTTTCTTCCATTTGATTGCAAAGCACTGGCTATCTCCTCTTCACTTCTACGACAGTTGCCGTGCCTTAGTGACGCAAGCTTTTGCGGATCCTTTTCCCCCTGGCAAATTGCGCGAATGATCAAAAGTTCCGTAAGGCCACAGATATCCTTCACTACCACATCCAAGCGGAAATTGAGCAGTCTGAGATATTTCTGCATTTTTTTGGAGGTAGAGGCTGCCGCATGGAGCAGATTGGACCTGTGCCTGCAATAGGTGCGCAACTGCTCGGTCTGTCCATCGGGCAGGAAACTGCCGCTGAGCAGTCCCAGAGTGTGCAGCTTTTGTATCCATTGGCAGTCCATTACATCACTTTTTTTTCCTTTGATGTTCTTGGTAAACTTGCCATTGCACAGGATTACGTGAAAACCCCGAGCGACAAGAACTGCATAGAGATTTTGCCAATAAGTACCAGTACTTTCCATGGCAACAGTCATGATTTTCCTTTCATCCAACCAATCGGCCAGGGCAAAAAGATCTTGATTAAAAACGCCAAACTCGCGAACATCCGGTTCGGATTGGCCAACGGCCACCCAATGTGAGCGGCTCCCAATGTCTATTCCCGCAGCATGGGGATTGACAATTTCCATTGAAACAGTTTCTTCCATAGTTATAGAGTTTAAAATAGCTCTGAGGAGATGTGCTTTTGGCTTGTAAATATTCTGATCGGGGTTGCCCAAAGATCGGCACCGCCACTGGAGTCATCGCAAACATCTCAACCAGGATTGCGCTCGTGCTTCCCGAGGGAGCAACAGTTGAAAAATCGGCCTTGCAAAGAGCATCACTAATTTATGAAAAAAGTAAATGCGCAACGTTAGCTTTGGGAGTCAATGGTGGGGTATAGGTGGGATTACTGCTAACGTTTCGTGTATGAGCAGTGGCGTGGGCTGGCACGAACTATTGCAAACAGTTACTTGCCAGAGGAAAATCCGCAGGATTTTCCAAGTAGGCGGGAAAAAGCCATTGCTTATAGCATCTATGAAAAAGCAGCGAGTCTCGTATCTTTAAAGTTCACCAAAAACAATAAGATATGAAAACTGAACCCACTGCCCAACCAAAGTTATACATAGGCATCGATATCCACAAGAGGAGCTGGAAAGTTCATTGTGCTACAGATCTCTTTGCTGGCAAGTCGTTTGCCATGCCTCCAAAGCCTGAAGTCTTACAGGAGTATGTTTCTAAACACTTTCCTAATTATGAGGTCACTACGGCTTATGAAGCTGGCTGTTGCGGCTATTATGCGCATCGTAGTTTTATACAGTATGGATGGACCTCCCTTGTGGTCAACCCTGCCGATATCCACCGCAAGGGAAAGGAACGCTTTACTAAGACCGATAAAATAGATGCCCAGCTTATAAGCAGGGAATTAAAAGATGGTAGATTGGAAAGTATACATGTACCTGAAATTGAACGAGAACAACTGCGCAGTCTCTTTAGAAGGCGCAATGATCTGGTAAAGGATTTTAGACGCATCAAGAGCCATATCAAGATGCAGCTGCTTTATTTCGGTGTTGCCATTCCCGAGGAGTTTGACAATGATCATTGGAGCCATAAATTCCGTGGCTGGATTGACGATCAATCATTTGTTTACCCATCGGCCCGTGAGACGCTGGATAGCAGAATGCGCAGTTTTAGGTTTATCGATCAAGAACTACGAGATGTGTCTTCAAAGATTCGTGCCTATTGTCGCAAGCATTACAAGAAGGATTATTATCTCTTAAAAAGTATTCCGGGAATAGGTGGGATCGTTGCCAGCGGTATCATCTGCGAGCTTGGTGACCTGCGGCGCTTTAACAGCATAAAACATTTGGCGGGCTATGTAGGTCTGGCACCGGGGGTCCATCAAAGTGGCGACAACCAAAAGAGCACCGGTATTACAATGCGTGCCCATAGATTGATGCGCAGTTATTTTATAGAAGCATCGTGGCAGGCCATCAGGACAGATCCGATAATGCAGGCCTATTATCGCAAGCATTTGGGAAAGGACGTCAAATCAGTAATAATCAAGGTCGCGCGTAAATTACTCAGCAGGACCTTGGCGGTAATAAAAACAGAGACTCCCTATGCAATAGGAGTAATAGAATAATAATATAAACAGATAACAAAGCTCACAAAGAAGTATTCAAAACCTGTATCACAAAACAATGTAGGTGGCCTCCGCCGAAGGCGGATGGACCACATCTTTTTAGCAAGTGGCCAGGTTTATTCTAACTTATAATCATACAGATGCTGGTGACCGCGCTTAGACGATGGATCACATATAGGATGCGGAGCAAGTTATATGGTATTGAAATATTGATAATCCTTCGGAATTATCAACATTCCAACACCCCAAAATAATCATTATGAGATAATTAAAATATAAATACTATTTTTGAAGAACGGGATTAGTGCTTTTCATAGGACACATTGTTGCCCACAGTTTTTAATTCTTCATCCAGTTTATTAATTCTTTTTCGTTTACTATTGACCAAGAATGTGGATGCCTTTCTCCATTTTCCCGATAACCTCTATTTTCTGTTTTTATCAGTTCGATATTATTATAACCAAATTCGGTTTTTAATTTTTCCGACAATTTTTCAATGTAGAAGGCATTTAAGTCTTCATAATCATTATTGGCATTTTCCTTCCACCATTTTAAATCGGGTTCTGTGTAAAGTCTGATTTTTAAATTTTCTAATCCTTTGAGATTATCGATGTTTTGAGTTTCCAATGTGAACGGTGAGTTCAGTTCGTATTTGACGATACCACTCTCTAGATTTCCAAACTCATTATCTAACATTCCTTTAATCCACTTTGATTCCGCAACAGCTGGTTCGGAAAAATTAAGTTTTAAATTCTTTTCTGCGGTTTTATAAAGTCCGAAAAGGTCAACGGGCGAATCCACTATAAAAACTCCTTTTGGTTGAATTTGACTTTTGCTTTTTACGAGATAATCACTAATTATTAAGCTTACATTTCCTCCGCTCGAAAATCCGCCAACAAATATGTTCTTTTCAGATAAATTTTGTTCTCTAATTATTCCTGTTATTTTTTCCGCTAACTTTTCCTTTTCTCGCAGATTTAAATATAAACGTTCGTTTAAGTTCATTGCCAAAACTGAAAAGCCATTTTCCTTGCTAATTTCAGCAATTTTAAA includes:
- a CDS encoding IS110 family RNA-guided transposase; translated protein: MKTEPTAQPKLYIGIDIHKRSWKVHCATDLFAGKSFAMPPKPEVLQEYVSKHFPNYEVTTAYEAGCCGYYAHRSFIQYGWTSLVVNPADIHRKGKERFTKTDKIDAQLISRELKDGRLESIHVPEIEREQLRSLFRRRNDLVKDFRRIKSHIKMQLLYFGVAIPEEFDNDHWSHKFRGWIDDQSFVYPSARETLDSRMRSFRFIDQELRDVSSKIRAYCRKHYKKDYYLLKSIPGIGGIVASGIICELGDLRRFNSIKHLAGYVGLAPGVHQSGDNQKSTGITMRAHRLMRSYFIEASWQAIRTDPIMQAYYRKHLGKDVKSVIIKVARKLLSRTLAVIKTETPYAIGVIE
- a CDS encoding IS110 family RNA-guided transposase, translating into MEETVSMEIVNPHAAGIDIGSRSHWVAVGQSEPDVREFGVFNQDLFALADWLDERKIMTVAMESTGTYWQNLYAVLVARGFHVILCNGKFTKNIKGKKSDVMDCQWIQKLHTLGLLSGSFLPDGQTEQLRTYCRHRSNLLHAAASTSKKMQKYLRLLNFRLDVVVKDICGLTELLIIRAICQGEKDPQKLASLRHGNCRRSEEEIASALQSNGRKDYLFALGQELETYDHLQLKIGQCDKEIAKMLEEIIGSDDNKREHHIDPKPHKRINKNTPREIDLNLKSYQMFEGTDLLAIEGMSYSTVLALMSEVGIEGIRKFPTAKHFASWLRLAPNNKVSGGKVLSSKVPKGSNRLKIALRNAANAIGNLKESTPLRDFFHRVNFRKGRVSAISATARKLAVIIWNMVVKAVPYINPEGYLFLDQKRKLGLVKRIKKQIDKFGLTNEVIGFVNT